One window of the Archangium primigenium genome contains the following:
- a CDS encoding serine/threonine-protein kinase yields MLGRVSLQTPPGAGYEEELHCALAEGLVSRDEVESLRAEALRLQRSPLELLLERGQLSPDSLLSLRGRASPFEAPATQRPGAPPPPPSAEPAFPLPGWERYQPVRFLGQGGMGQVFLAYDPRLRRNVALKFVRDGDPQLAQRFLSEARAQARVRHERVCELYEVGEIHGRAFIAMRYVEGRHLGQLARELTLEQKLSVMRDVAEGVHAAHHAGLIHRDLKPSNILVERREDGTLKPYIMDFGLARDWHEEHTASGDVLGTPHYMAPEQARGEVGRLDRRVDVYSLGATLHHVLAGTPPFLGHNALELLTVIQTQEAPALRVSHPDIPVDVEAIVLKCLEKDRSARYDSARALGEDLERYLSGEPVRARRAGPGYRLRKRLKKHRGLVALGTTAAVGLGLALGQAALTRHQVATRERLARQFTERVERLEAQARYSALAPLHDIRPDQRALREDMRALEADIHEQGGAARAPGQYALGRALLALGDPSGALERLEAAWREGYQEPRAAHALALALGQLYQQGLPEVEWVKDPVQREARRRELERRYRDPALGYLRQSGGAGVSLSGHGAALLAFYEGDHTRALAQLDALGPVPSWLHEVPLLRGDVLQARAWTHRNAGRRAEALADLEAARAAYTAAATIGESDPAVPTALGTLELGALVLELYGPGDVRTPYTRGLEAITRALTASPEHPTARLVRARLHRRMGEALLQQGGDVLPLAQQAAVEARAVLALAPAHSLAWRELARDLRLEARYRQEHGENPAESLRAAREAFERVAPVDRDYGFHTELGHLLKISADAEEQRGGDALAARRGALDAYRAAIALDPGLVDAWLNLGTVLYQRATSPHAPDADGDLDEAERTFARARRLDPAHVVAVYYGGQVHEWRARRSLNRGGVPDAELERALALYRQGQALNGKLPQFPNTLGGALLWKAELAWEAGGEPGAALDEARACFEKARALAPQQGFADNNLGEWHAQRALLLLRRGEDPTPSARAALDAYAQALARLPKQAQLQANPAKVHHTLALWALRRGEDPSAELERATRALDAALALRPGMGYALRYQGEVESVRARWLAHGGRAQEADFERAARAFARALEADPEWPEYRLAAALHQGEWAAWRTSRGDDARPVLDEGLRQLEGALAARPTWARARAARAGLLRARAELPSTSPAEREAGRREAREALEQALAHNPHLTAEDGTRLSAR; encoded by the coding sequence ATGCTCGGCCGGGTGAGCCTCCAGACGCCTCCCGGTGCCGGGTACGAAGAGGAACTGCACTGCGCCCTCGCTGAGGGGCTCGTGTCGCGCGACGAGGTGGAGTCCCTGCGCGCCGAGGCCCTCCGGCTCCAGCGCAGCCCCCTGGAATTGCTGCTCGAGCGGGGCCAGCTCTCCCCGGACAGCCTCCTGTCCCTGCGCGGCCGGGCCTCGCCCTTCGAGGCCCCCGCCACCCAGCGCCCCGGCGCGCCGCCGCCCCCGCCGTCCGCCGAGCCCGCCTTCCCCCTGCCCGGCTGGGAGCGCTACCAGCCCGTGCGCTTCCTCGGCCAGGGCGGCATGGGCCAGGTGTTCCTCGCGTATGACCCGCGCCTGCGCCGCAACGTGGCCCTCAAGTTCGTGCGCGATGGCGACCCGCAGCTCGCCCAGCGCTTCCTGTCCGAGGCGCGCGCCCAGGCCCGGGTGCGCCACGAGCGGGTGTGCGAGCTGTACGAAGTGGGGGAGATCCACGGCCGGGCCTTCATCGCCATGCGCTACGTGGAGGGGCGCCACCTCGGGCAGCTCGCCCGGGAGCTGACGCTGGAGCAGAAGCTCTCCGTCATGCGGGACGTGGCCGAGGGCGTGCACGCCGCCCACCACGCGGGCCTCATCCACCGCGACCTCAAGCCCTCCAACATCCTCGTGGAGCGGCGCGAGGACGGCACGCTCAAGCCCTACATCATGGACTTCGGCCTGGCGCGCGACTGGCACGAGGAGCACACCGCCTCGGGCGACGTGCTCGGCACGCCCCACTACATGGCGCCCGAGCAGGCCCGGGGCGAGGTGGGCCGACTGGACCGGCGCGTGGACGTCTACAGCCTGGGCGCCACCCTGCACCACGTGCTCGCCGGCACCCCGCCCTTCCTGGGCCACAACGCCCTGGAGCTGCTCACCGTCATCCAGACCCAGGAGGCCCCCGCCCTGCGCGTGTCCCACCCGGACATCCCCGTGGACGTGGAGGCCATCGTCCTCAAGTGCCTGGAGAAGGACCGCTCGGCCCGCTACGACTCGGCGCGCGCCCTGGGCGAGGACCTGGAGCGCTACCTGTCCGGCGAGCCCGTGCGCGCGCGCCGCGCGGGGCCCGGCTACCGGCTGCGCAAGCGGCTCAAGAAGCACCGGGGGCTCGTGGCCCTGGGCACCACCGCCGCCGTGGGCCTGGGGCTCGCGCTCGGCCAGGCCGCGCTCACGCGCCACCAGGTGGCCACCCGCGAGCGCCTCGCCCGCCAGTTCACCGAGCGCGTGGAGCGCCTGGAGGCCCAGGCCCGCTACTCCGCCCTGGCCCCCCTGCACGACATCCGCCCGGACCAGCGCGCCCTGCGCGAGGACATGCGCGCCCTGGAGGCGGACATCCACGAGCAGGGCGGCGCCGCGCGGGCCCCGGGCCAGTACGCGCTCGGCCGCGCCCTGCTCGCCCTGGGAGACCCCTCCGGGGCCCTCGAGCGGCTCGAGGCCGCGTGGCGCGAGGGCTACCAGGAGCCCCGCGCCGCCCACGCGCTCGCGCTCGCGCTCGGCCAGCTCTACCAGCAGGGGCTGCCCGAGGTGGAGTGGGTGAAGGATCCCGTGCAGCGCGAGGCCCGCCGGCGCGAGCTGGAGCGGCGCTACCGCGACCCGGCCCTCGGCTACCTGCGCCAGAGCGGGGGCGCCGGGGTGTCCTTGTCCGGCCATGGCGCGGCGCTCCTGGCCTTCTACGAGGGGGACCACACGCGCGCCCTGGCCCAGCTGGACGCGCTGGGCCCCGTGCCCTCCTGGCTCCACGAGGTGCCCCTGCTGCGCGGCGACGTGCTCCAGGCCCGGGCCTGGACCCACCGCAACGCCGGGCGGCGCGCCGAGGCGCTCGCGGACCTGGAGGCCGCCCGCGCCGCCTACACCGCCGCGGCCACCATCGGCGAGAGCGACCCCGCGGTGCCCACCGCCCTGGGCACGCTGGAGCTGGGCGCGCTCGTGCTGGAGCTCTACGGCCCGGGCGACGTGCGCACGCCCTACACCCGGGGGCTCGAGGCCATCACCCGGGCCCTCACCGCCTCCCCCGAGCACCCCACGGCGCGGCTGGTGCGCGCGCGGCTGCACCGCCGCATGGGCGAGGCCCTGCTGCAACAGGGCGGCGACGTGCTGCCGCTCGCCCAACAGGCCGCCGTCGAGGCGCGCGCCGTGCTCGCCCTCGCCCCGGCGCACTCGCTGGCCTGGCGCGAGCTCGCGCGCGACCTGCGCCTGGAGGCGCGCTACCGCCAGGAGCACGGCGAGAACCCCGCCGAGTCCCTGCGCGCGGCGCGCGAGGCCTTCGAGCGCGTGGCCCCGGTGGACCGCGACTACGGCTTCCACACGGAGCTCGGCCACCTGCTGAAGATCTCCGCCGACGCCGAGGAGCAGCGCGGAGGCGATGCCCTCGCCGCGCGGCGGGGGGCGCTCGACGCCTACCGGGCCGCCATCGCGCTGGACCCCGGGCTCGTGGACGCGTGGCTCAACCTGGGCACCGTGCTGTACCAGCGCGCCACGAGCCCCCACGCGCCGGACGCGGACGGGGACCTGGACGAGGCCGAGCGGACCTTCGCGCGGGCCCGGCGCCTGGATCCGGCCCACGTGGTGGCCGTCTACTACGGCGGCCAGGTGCACGAGTGGCGCGCGCGCCGGAGCCTCAACCGCGGCGGCGTCCCGGACGCGGAGCTGGAGCGGGCCCTGGCCCTGTACCGCCAGGGCCAGGCGCTCAACGGCAAGCTGCCCCAGTTCCCCAACACCCTGGGCGGCGCGCTCCTGTGGAAGGCGGAGCTGGCGTGGGAGGCGGGAGGGGAGCCGGGCGCCGCGCTCGACGAGGCCCGCGCCTGCTTCGAGAAGGCCCGCGCGCTCGCGCCCCAGCAGGGCTTCGCGGACAACAACCTGGGCGAGTGGCACGCCCAGCGCGCGCTCCTGCTCCTGCGGCGCGGCGAGGATCCCACGCCCAGCGCCCGGGCCGCCCTGGACGCCTATGCCCAGGCCCTCGCGCGCCTGCCCAAACAGGCCCAGCTCCAGGCGAACCCCGCCAAGGTGCACCACACCCTGGCGCTCTGGGCGCTGCGGCGGGGGGAAGACCCTTCCGCCGAGCTGGAGCGGGCCACGCGCGCCCTGGACGCGGCGCTCGCGCTGCGCCCCGGCATGGGCTACGCGCTGCGCTACCAGGGCGAGGTGGAGTCCGTGCGGGCCCGTTGGCTCGCGCACGGGGGCCGGGCCCAGGAGGCCGACTTCGAGCGCGCCGCGCGGGCCTTCGCGCGCGCCCTGGAGGCCGACCCCGAGTGGCCCGAGTACCGCCTGGCCGCGGCGCTCCACCAGGGCGAGTGGGCCGCGTGGCGCACGAGCCGGGGAGACGACGCGCGCCCCGTGCTCGACGAGGGGCTGCGCCAGCTCGAGGGGGCCCTGGCCGCGCGGCCCACCTGGGCCCGGGCGCGGGCCGCGCGGGCCGGGCTGCTGCGGGCCCGGGCCGAGCTGCCCTCCACCTCCCCGGCCGAGCGGGAGGCGGGGCGGCGCGAGGCGCGCGAGGCGCTGGAGCAGGCCCTCGCGCACAACCCCCACCTCACGGCGGAGGACGGTACCCGGCTCAGCGCCCGTTGA